The following coding sequences are from one Triticum dicoccoides isolate Atlit2015 ecotype Zavitan chromosome 4A, WEW_v2.0, whole genome shotgun sequence window:
- the LOC119284985 gene encoding two-component response regulator ORR21-like, with amino-acid sequence MAPPEEAGGGDQFPVGMKVLVVDDDQTCLAVLKRMLVQCRYDATTCSQATRALAMLRENRGAFDVIISDVHMPDMNGFRLLELVGLEMDLPVIMMSADSRTDLVMKGIKHGACDYLIKPVRMEELKNIWQHVVRKKFGGSKEHEHSGSLDDTDRNRLTNNDNEYASSANDGAEDSWKSQKKKRDKEEDDSELESGDPSNNSKKPRVVWSVELHQQFVNAVNHLGIDKAVPKKILELMNVPGLTRENVASHLQKFRLYLKRIAQHHAGMANPYSVPASSAQVASLGGLDFQALAASGQIPPQALAALQDELLGRPTNSLVLPGRDQSSLRLAAVKGNKPHGEQIAFGQPIYKVQNNSYAALPQNSSAVGRMPSFSAWPNNKLGMSDSMSALGHVNNSQNSNMVLHELQQQPDTMLSGTLHTLDVKPSGIVMPSQSLNTFPASEGLSPNQNSLIIPSQSSGFLTGIPPSMKPELVLPTSQSSNSLLGGIDLINQASTSQPFISSHGGNLPGLMNRNSNVMPSQGISSFQTGNTPYLVNQNSMGMGSKPPGVLKTESTDSLNQNYAYANHMDSGLLSSQSKNAQFGFLQSPNDITGGWSSLQNMDGYRNTVGPSQPVSSSSSFQSSNAALGKLPDQGRGKNLGFVGKGTCIPNRFAVDEIESPTNSLSHSIGSSGDIPDMFGFSGQM; translated from the exons ATGGCGCcgccggaggaggccggcggcggggACCAGTTCCCGGTGGGAATGAAGGTGCTGGTCGTCGACGACGACCAGACGTGCCTCGCCGTGCTCAAGAGGATGCTCGTCCAGTGCCGCTACGACG CTACAACTTGTTCTCAGGCCACGAGAGCATTAGCTATGCTGCGAGAGAACAGGGGTGCTTTTGATGTTATAATTAGTGATGTTCACATGCCTGATATGAATGGATTCAGGTTACTTGAACTTGTAGGCCTTGAGATGGATCTTCCAGTTATTA TGATGTCTGCTGATTCAAGGACGGATCTAGTAATGAAAGGAATAAAACATGGAGCATGTGATTATTTGATTAAACCTGTCAGGATGGAAGAGTTAAAAAACATCTGGCAACATGTTGTGAGGAAAAAGTTTGGTGGAAGCAAGGAACATGAGCATTCAGGTAGCTTAGATGATACAGATCGGAACAGACTAACTAATAATGATAATGAGTATGCTTCCTCTGCAAATGATGGAGCTGAGGATAGCTGGAAGTCTCAGAAAAAGAAACGGGATAAAGAAGAGGATGACAGTGAATTGGAAAGTGGTGATCCTTCTAATAATTCGAAGAAACCCAGAGTTGTTTGGTCAGTTGAGCTCCATCAACAATTTGTAAATGCAGTTAATCACCTCGGAATAGACA AAGCTGTTCCCAAGAAAATTTTGGAGTTGATGAATGTCCCTGGTTTAACTAGGGAAAACGTCGCCAGCCATTTGCAG AAATTCAGATTGTATCTGAAAAGGATAGCTCAGCATCATGCAGGAATGGCCAATCCATATAGTGTGCCTGCTTCTagtgctcaagtggcctccttgggaGGACTTGATTTCCAAGCTTTGGCTGCTTCAGGTCAAATCCCTCCTCAAGCCCTGGCAGCTTTGCAGGATGAGCTCCTAGGACGACCTACAAACAGCCTGGTGTTGCCTGGAAGGGACCAGTCATCTTTACGACTTGCTGCAGTCAAAGGAAATAAGCCCCATGGAGAGCAAATAGCATTTGGGCAGCCGATATACAAGGTCCAGAATAATTCATATGCGGCATTACCCCAAAACAGCTCTGCAGTTGGAAGAATGCCTTCTTTTTCAGCTTGGCCCAATAACAAACTTGGTATGTCAGATTCAATGAGCGCACTGGGTCATGTGAATAATTCTCAGAATAGCAATATGGTCTTGCACGAATTGCAACAGCAGCCAGATACCATGCTGTCGGGAACCCTTCACACTCTAGATGTCAAACCTTCCGGCATAGTAATGCCATCTCAGTCATTAAATACTTTCCCAGCTAGTGAGGGACTCTCTCCTAATCAAAATTCCTTGATTATACCTTCTCAATCGTCAGGTTTTCTAACAGGCATTCCTCCATCCATGAAGCCTGAACTTGTTCTCCCAACTTCTCAATCATCAAACAGTCTGTTAGGTGGGATTGATCTGATTAACCAAGCTTCAACCAGTCAGCCTTTCATTAGTAGCCATGGAGGAAATCTTCCTGGTCTCATGAATCGTAACTCAAATGTGATGCCATCACAAGGAATAAGTAGCTTTCAAACTGGTAATACTCCATATCTGGTTAATCAGAACTCTATGGGAATGGGCTCTAAACCACCTGGTGTTCTAAAGACTGAGAGCACTGACTCTCTTAACCAAAACTATGCTTATGCCAACCATATGGATTCCGGCTTGCTGTCTTCTCAGTCAAAAAATGCACAGTTCGGTTTTCTGCAGAGTCCAAATGATATCACAGGTGGCTGGTCTTCTTTGCAAAATATGGATGGTTATAGAAATACTGTCGGGCCAAGTCAGCCAGTGTCCAGTTCGTCTAGCTTTCAGAGTTCTAATGCAGCCCTTGGGAAATTGCCTGATCAAGGACGAGGAAAAAATCTTGGATTTGTTGGGAAGGGTACTTGCATCCCGAACCGCTTTGCAGTGGATGAGATTGAATCTCCAACTAACAGCTTGAGTCACAGCATTGGAAGCAGTGGAGACATCCCTGACATGTTCGGATTTAGTGGACAGATGTGA
- the LOC119283410 gene encoding hexuronate transporter-like, producing the protein MVSTSTHTLVQRRRRQWTLALVTVASLLERADEALLPAVYREVGAELGASPAALGSLTLCRALVQAVCYPLAACAAARHDRARVVAAGAFLWAVAIMLVGVSGTFAQMAIARGFNGVGLALMVPAMNSLAADYSDDTTRGSAFGWLGMASRLGAMTGGTLGVLLAPTTFLGVPGWRLAFHILALLSVALAVSTWFLASDPRPPSTSEKSTATVPRELAMEARDVVRLPTFQILVAQGVAGSVPWTALTFAAMWLELVGFTHWETSVITNLNQLTGALGSLFAGLIGDPMARRFPNAGRVALAQVSTASTVPVAAVLLLALPIDPSAGAAYAAAFAVLGFVMPWCPPATNNPILAEIVPEKARTTVYALDRFFETIFSSFAPAVVGILAERVFGYQPASGGTGKAERENAAALAKAVFAEIAVPMAICCSIYSLLYCTYPSDRQRAQKAALVAPEEEDCEHAASSTPTGVDGLNQALLARSD; encoded by the exons ATGGTGAGCACGAGCACCCACACGTTGGTGCAGCGGCGGCGGAGGCAATGGACGCTGGCGCTGGTGACGGTGGCGTCGCTGCTGGAGcgcgccgacgaggcgctgctgccgGCCGTGTACAGGGAGGTGGGCGCCGAGCTGGGCGCGTCCCCGGCCGCGCTGGGCTCCCTCACGCTGTGCCGCGCGCTCGTCCAGGCCGTGTGCTACCCGCTCGCGGCGTGCGCCGCGGCGCGCCACGACCGCGCGCGCGTCGTCGCCGCGGGCGCCTTCCTCTGGGCCGTCGCCATCATGCTCGTCGGCGTCTCCGGCACTTTTGCCCAG ATGGCGATCGCGAGAGGGTTTAACGGCGTCGGCCTGGCGCTGATGGTGCCGGCGATGAACTCCCTGGCGGCCGACTACAGCGACGACACGACGCGCGGCTCGGCGTTCGGGTGGCTGGGGATGGCGAGCCGCCTGGGCGCCATGACGGGGGGCACACTCGGCGTGCTGCTCGCGCCCACGACCTTCCTCGGCGTCCCCGGCTGGCGCCTGGCATTCCACATACTCGCGCTCCTCAGCGTCGCGCTCGCCGTCTCGACGTGGTTCCTCGCCTCGGACCCCCGTCCGCCCAGCACGTCCGAGAAGAGCACGGCAACGGTGCCCAGAGAGCTCGCCATGGAGGCCAGGGACGTGGTGCGCTTGCCGACGTTCCAGATCCTGGTGGCGCAGGGGGTGGCCGGGTCGGTGCCGTGGACGGCGCTCACCTTCGCCGCCATGTGGCTGGAGCTCGTGGGGTTCACGCACTGGGAGACCAGCGTCATCACCAACCTCAACCAGCTGACCGGGGCGCTCGGCTCGCTGTTCGCCGGGCTCATCGGGGACCCCATGGCCCGGCGGTTCCCGAACGCCGGCAGGGTCGCGCTGGCGCaggtgagcacggcgtcgaccgtcCCGGTCGCCGCCGTCCTGCTGCTCGCGCTGCCCATCGACCCCTCGGCCGGGGCCGCGTACGCCGCCGCCTTCGCCGTCCTcggcttcgtcatgccctggtgccCCCCGGCCACCAACAA CCCGATACTCGCGGAGATCGTGCCGGAGAAGGCGAGGACGACGGTGTACGCGCTGGACAGGTTCTTCGAGACGATCTTCTCGTCGTTCGCGCCGGCCGTCGTGGGCATCCTGGCGGAGCGGGTCTTCGGGTACCAGCCGGCGTCCGGCGGCACCGGGAAGGCTGAACGGGAGAACGCCGCCGCGCTGGCGAAGGCTGTTTTCGCGGAGATCGCCGTGCCCATGGCCATCTGCTGCAGCATCTACTCCTTGCTCTACTGCACGTACCCATCGGACAGACAGCGCGCGCAGAAGGCGGCTCTGGTCGCGCCAGAGGAAGAGGACTGTGAACATGCTGCTTCTAGTACTCCTACTGGGGTGGATGGCTTAAACCAGGCATTGCTGGCCAGAAGTGACTAG